In Chrysoperla carnea chromosome 2, inChrCarn1.1, whole genome shotgun sequence, the following proteins share a genomic window:
- the LOC123292038 gene encoding 18S rRNA aminocarboxypropyltransferase, whose product MKSMNKQKRNKYHNKPRKPPKNNLKESKSDSDDDEQRNEITTDFPVAMWDLNQCDPKKCSGRKLARWNMIKTLKLGQRFQGLVLTPVGECSVSPMDRKIIEEQGIAVVDCSWARIDEIPVSRMRTPYPRLLPFLIAANPINYGKPCQLSCVEAISAAFYIVGMKTLAEEYMSKFSWGHAFIELNEELLERYSLCKDSQEILDAQNNYIHQAQIERSLAREELPDYPSSDESDSEDEKTEENGKEVNEISDEKCE is encoded by the exons atgaaatcaatgaaCAAGCAGAAACGGAATAAATATCACAACAAACCACGTAAAcctccaaaaaataatttaaaagaatcaaaatcAGACAGTGATGATGATGAACAACGAAATGAAATTACCACAGATTTTCCAGTGGCAATGTGGGATTTAAACCAATGTGATCCAAAAAAATGTTCAGGTCGTAAATTAGCGCGTTGGAATATGATAAAAACTCTGAAATTAGGCCAAAGATTTCAAGGATTAGTTCTAACACCCGTAGGTGAATGTAGTGTATCCCCAATGGATAGAAAAATTATCGAAGAACAAGGTATTGCAGTTGTAGATTGTTCATGGGCCCGTATTGATGAAATACCCGTTTCGCGAATGCGTACACCTTATCCAAgacttttaccatttttaatagCAGCGAATCCTATAAATTATGGTAAACCTTGCCAATTAAGTTGTGTAGAAGCTATTTCCGCTGCATTTTATATTGTTGGGATGAAAACCTTAGCTGAAGAATATATGTCGAAATTTTCATGGGGTCAtgcttttattgaattaaatgaagAACTTTTAGAGCGGTATTCATTATGTAAAGACAGCCAAGAAATTTTAGATGCACAAAACAATTATATTCATCAGGCTCAGATTGAAAGATCTTTAGCTCGAGAAG aattaccAGATTATCCGTCATCCGATGAATCAGATTCCGAAGATGAAAAAACCGAAGAAAATGGTAAAGAAGTGAACGAAATCTCTGATGAAAAatgtgaataa
- the LOC123291445 gene encoding DNA replication licensing factor Mcm3 isoform X1: MDDQELDQHLRDIQRDYLNFLDDGEDQGIYMNAVKNMLADDKRRLVVNVNDLRRKNPERAAALLSKSFEEQVAFQKALKEYVASIDSTYSKDNTEFFVAFEGSFGNKHVTPRSLTSKYLGNLICVEGIVTRCSLIRPKVVRSVHYCPATKKVMERKYADLTSLEAFPTSSVYPTKDEDGNLLETEFGLSTYKDHQTISLQEMPEKAPAGQLPRSVDVICDDDLVDLCKPGDRIQVVGNFRCLPSKQGGFTNGTFRTIVIANNISQLSKESTRSISREDVVVCKKLAKSKDIIEILSRSLAPSIHGHDFIKRAILCLLVGGIEKVLKNGTRLRGDINILLIGDPSVAKSQLLRYVLYTAPRAIPTTGRGSSGVGLTAAVTTDQETGERRLEAGAMVLADRGVVCIDEFDKMSDIDRTAIHEVMEQGRVTISKAGIHASLNARCSVLAAANPVYGRYDQYKTPMENIGLQDSLLSRFDLLFVMLDVVDAEIDSMISDHVVRMHRYRKPGEQDGEVLPMGLNVEMLSTHDPDADDENNKVPVYEKYEPLLHGKSRARNERILSAGFMRKYIYVAKMMKPKLTEEATELIADEYSKLRSEDAMDMDVARTQPVTARTLETLIRLATAHAKARLSPIISVSDAEAAIELVQYAYFKKVLEKEKKKKRRRDQSEDEESDEEVHTEHTQEEEEVESRPKRSRRMRKSVDEGTQEDVDMTQVTPQDPGDLTRRSTRSEMSKVGGGDTSLQEISQELAGSITDERLSKFKISLQRMFREERKDAISVKSVTEFINTEHAMEPFNENEIQLALHKMTEANQIMIADDFVFLI; encoded by the exons atgGATGACCAAGAATTGGATCAACATTTACGAGATATTCAAAGAGATTATCTTAACTTTTTAGACGATGGG gAGGATCAAGGAATATATATGAATGCAGTAAAAAATATGCTAGCAGATGATAAACGTAGATTAGTTGTTAATGTTAATGATTTGCGACGCAAAAATCCCGAACGAGCCGCCGCTTTATTGAGCAAATCGTTCGAGGAACAAGTAGCCTTTCAAAAAGCACTTAAAGAATATGTTGCAAGTATAGATTCAACATATAGCAAAGACAACACCGAATTTTTCGTTGCGTTCGAAGGGAGTTTTGGAAACAAACATGTTACTCCACGATCATTAACATCCAAATATTTGGGAAATCTTATATGTGTGGAAGGAATTGTTACACGAT gTTCATTAATTCGACCAAAAGTTGTGAGAAGTGTTCATTATTGCCCAGCCACAAAGAAAGTTATGGAAAGAAAATATGCCGATTTAACATCTTTAGAAGCTTTTCCAACTAGTTCAGTGTACCCCACTAAG GATGAAGATGGCAATTTATTGGAAACTGAATTCGGTTTATCGACTTATAAAGATCATCAAACAATATCATTACAAGAAATGCCAGAAAAAGCACCTGCGGGTCAGTTGCCACGATCTGTAGATGTGATTTGTGATGATGATTTAGTTGATCTTTGCAAACCTGGCGATCGAATTCAAGTCGTTGGAAATTTCAGATGTTTACCTAGCAAACAAGGAGGATTTACAAACGGTACTTTTAG aactATTGTGATTGCCAACAACATTTCGCAATTGAGTAAGGAATCTACTCGATCAATTTCAAGAGAAGATGTTgttgtttgcaaaaaattagcaaaaagcaaagacatcattgaaattttaagccGATCATTAGCTCCGTCAATTCATGGTCACGATTTTATTAAACGAGCAATTTTATGCTTATTAGTTGGTggaattgaaaaagttttaaagaatGGTACACGACTTCGTGGTGATATTAATATATTGTTGATTGGTGATCCTAGTGTTGCGAAATCTCAATTACTACGATACGTGCTTTATACAGCGCCTCGTGCTATACCTACTACCGGTCGTGGTTCTTCAGGTGTAGGTTTAACAGCTGCTGTTACTACTGATCAGGAAACTGGTGAACGAAG atTGGAAGCAGGAGCTATGGTTCTGGCAGATCGAGGAGTAGTATGCATTGATGAATTTGACAAAATGTCAGATATCGATAGAACAGCTATACATGAAGTCATGGAACAGGGAAGAGTTACAATTTCAAAAGCTGGTATACATGCTAGCTTAAATGCTCGATGTTCTGTGTTGGCTGCTGCAAATCCAGTTTATGGACGG tatGATCAGTATAAAACTCCCATGGAAAATATTGGATTGCAAGATTCACTTCTTTCTCGTTTCGATTTGCTATTTGTTATGTTGGATGTGGTAGATGCAGAAATTGATTCTATGATCTCAGATCATGTCGTTCGTATGCATAGATAtag AAAACCAGGTGAACAAGACGGTGAAGTCTTGCCCATGGGTTTAAATGTAGAAATGCTTAGTACACATGATCCAGATGCCgatgatgaaaataataaagtacctgtatatgaaaaatatgaacCTTTGTTGCATGGGAAATCGCGTGCTAGAAATGAAAGAATATTATCAGCTGGCTTTATgcgtaaatatatttatgttgcCAAAATGATGAAACCAAAATTAACTGAAGAGGCTACTGAACTCATTGCTGATGAATATTCCAAACTTAGATCTGAAGATGCAATGGATATGGATGTCGCTAGAACTCAACCAGTAACGGCTCGTACTTTGGAAACATTAATTCGTTTAGCGACTGCACATGCAAAAGCAAGATTATCTCCAATAATTAGTGTTTCTGATGCGGAAGCTGCAATTGAATTAGTGCAATATGCatacttcaaaaaagttttggaaaaagaaaagaaaaagaaacgaCGTCGTGATCAATCAGAAGACGAAGAATCTGATGAAGAAGTACATACAGAACATACACAGGAAGAAGAAGAAGTTGAATCGAGACCTAAACGTAGTCGACGAATGAGGAAATCAGTAGATGAGGGTACTCAGGAGGATGTTGATATGACACAAGTTACACCTCAAGACCCAGGTGATTTGACTCGTAGATCTACTCGAAGTGAAATGTCTAAAGTTGGAGGAGGTGACACGTCATTACAAGAAATATCACAAGAGCTTGCTGGTTCCATAACTgatgaaag gttaagtaaatttaaaattagtttgcaACGGATGTTCCGTGAAGAAAGAAAAGATGCTATCAGTGTTAAAAGTGTAACCGAATTTATCAACACAGAGCATGCTATGGAaccttttaatgaaaatgaaatacaacTAGCTTTACACAAAATGACAGAGGCTAACCAAATAATGATTGCAgatgattttgtatttttaatctaa
- the LOC123292039 gene encoding 28S ribosomal protein S24, mitochondrial yields MGTLTMFSQNIFKNILAINELSKFSRSLQTTTVLCKVQAGRYKITTRRDKPLTYEMANPPHYIAHRKSWNSWNTSNLVGGLRPAETVVEDLFIRKFMTGTWHNLFASEVIIKRQHNMIRVAGIVRQAISSRKMYFLIGYCEELLSNWLQCPVKLELQTVADKKDVIFKYI; encoded by the exons atgggAACTTTGACTATGTTTTCGCAAAAT attttcaaaaatatacttgCAATAAATGAATTATCGAAATTTTCCCGATCCCTTCAAACCACAACTGTTCTTTGTAAGGTCCAAGCTGGAAGATACAAAATAACTACAAGAAGAGATAAGCCTTTAACATATGAAATGGCAAATCCTCCACATTATATAGCTCATCGTAAATCTTGGAATTCTTGGAATACAT CTAATTTAGTTGGAGGGTTACGCCCTGCTGAAACAGTAGTGGAAGATTTGTTTATCCGAAAATTTATGACTGGTACATGGCATAATTTATTTGCATCGGAAGTTATAATAAAACGGCAGCATAATATGATAAGAGTAGCGGGTATTGTACGACAAGCAATTAGttcaagaaaaatgtattttttgatcgGCTATTGTGAAGAATTGTTATCAAATTGGCTTCAATGTCCAGTTAAATTAGAACTACAAACAGTTGCAGATAAAAaagatgtaatttttaaatatatttaa
- the LOC123291445 gene encoding DNA replication licensing factor Mcm3 isoform X2, giving the protein MDDQELDQHLRDIQRDYLNFLDDGEDQGIYMNAVKNMLADDKRRLVVNVNDLRRKNPERAAALLSKSFEEQVAFQKALKEYVASIDSTYSKDNTEFFVAFEGSFGNKHVTPRSLTSKYLGNLICVEGIVTRCSLIRPKVVRSVHYCPATKKVMERKYADLTSLEAFPTSSVYPTKDEDGNLLETEFGLSTYKDHQTISLQEMPEKAPAGQLPRSVDVICDDDLVDLCKPGDRIQVVGNFRCLPSKQGGFTNGTFRTIVIANNISQLSKESTRSISREDVVVCKKLAKSKDIIEILSRSLAPSIHGHDFIKRAILCLLVGGIEKVLKNGTRLRGDINILLIGDPSVAKSQLLRYVLYTAPRAIPTTGRGSSGVGLTAAVTTDQETGERRLEAGAMVLADRGVVCIDEFDKMSDIDRTAIHEVMEQGRVTISKAGIHASLNARCSVLAAANPVYGRYDQYKTPMENIGLQDSLLSRFDLLFVMLDVVDAEIDSMISDHVVRMHRYRKPGEQDGEVLPMGLNVEMLSTHDPDADDENNKVPVYEKYEPLLHGKSRARNERILSAGFMRKYIYVAKMMKPKLTEEATELIADEYSKLRSEDAMDMDVARTQPVTARTLETLIRLATAHAKARLSPIISVSDAEAAIELVQYAYFKKVLEKEKKKKRRRDQSEDEESDEEVHTEHTQEEEEVESRPKRSRRMRKSVDEVRLSKFKISLQRMFREERKDAISVKSVTEFINTEHAMEPFNENEIQLALHKMTEANQIMIADDFVFLI; this is encoded by the exons atgGATGACCAAGAATTGGATCAACATTTACGAGATATTCAAAGAGATTATCTTAACTTTTTAGACGATGGG gAGGATCAAGGAATATATATGAATGCAGTAAAAAATATGCTAGCAGATGATAAACGTAGATTAGTTGTTAATGTTAATGATTTGCGACGCAAAAATCCCGAACGAGCCGCCGCTTTATTGAGCAAATCGTTCGAGGAACAAGTAGCCTTTCAAAAAGCACTTAAAGAATATGTTGCAAGTATAGATTCAACATATAGCAAAGACAACACCGAATTTTTCGTTGCGTTCGAAGGGAGTTTTGGAAACAAACATGTTACTCCACGATCATTAACATCCAAATATTTGGGAAATCTTATATGTGTGGAAGGAATTGTTACACGAT gTTCATTAATTCGACCAAAAGTTGTGAGAAGTGTTCATTATTGCCCAGCCACAAAGAAAGTTATGGAAAGAAAATATGCCGATTTAACATCTTTAGAAGCTTTTCCAACTAGTTCAGTGTACCCCACTAAG GATGAAGATGGCAATTTATTGGAAACTGAATTCGGTTTATCGACTTATAAAGATCATCAAACAATATCATTACAAGAAATGCCAGAAAAAGCACCTGCGGGTCAGTTGCCACGATCTGTAGATGTGATTTGTGATGATGATTTAGTTGATCTTTGCAAACCTGGCGATCGAATTCAAGTCGTTGGAAATTTCAGATGTTTACCTAGCAAACAAGGAGGATTTACAAACGGTACTTTTAG aactATTGTGATTGCCAACAACATTTCGCAATTGAGTAAGGAATCTACTCGATCAATTTCAAGAGAAGATGTTgttgtttgcaaaaaattagcaaaaagcaaagacatcattgaaattttaagccGATCATTAGCTCCGTCAATTCATGGTCACGATTTTATTAAACGAGCAATTTTATGCTTATTAGTTGGTggaattgaaaaagttttaaagaatGGTACACGACTTCGTGGTGATATTAATATATTGTTGATTGGTGATCCTAGTGTTGCGAAATCTCAATTACTACGATACGTGCTTTATACAGCGCCTCGTGCTATACCTACTACCGGTCGTGGTTCTTCAGGTGTAGGTTTAACAGCTGCTGTTACTACTGATCAGGAAACTGGTGAACGAAG atTGGAAGCAGGAGCTATGGTTCTGGCAGATCGAGGAGTAGTATGCATTGATGAATTTGACAAAATGTCAGATATCGATAGAACAGCTATACATGAAGTCATGGAACAGGGAAGAGTTACAATTTCAAAAGCTGGTATACATGCTAGCTTAAATGCTCGATGTTCTGTGTTGGCTGCTGCAAATCCAGTTTATGGACGG tatGATCAGTATAAAACTCCCATGGAAAATATTGGATTGCAAGATTCACTTCTTTCTCGTTTCGATTTGCTATTTGTTATGTTGGATGTGGTAGATGCAGAAATTGATTCTATGATCTCAGATCATGTCGTTCGTATGCATAGATAtag AAAACCAGGTGAACAAGACGGTGAAGTCTTGCCCATGGGTTTAAATGTAGAAATGCTTAGTACACATGATCCAGATGCCgatgatgaaaataataaagtacctgtatatgaaaaatatgaacCTTTGTTGCATGGGAAATCGCGTGCTAGAAATGAAAGAATATTATCAGCTGGCTTTATgcgtaaatatatttatgttgcCAAAATGATGAAACCAAAATTAACTGAAGAGGCTACTGAACTCATTGCTGATGAATATTCCAAACTTAGATCTGAAGATGCAATGGATATGGATGTCGCTAGAACTCAACCAGTAACGGCTCGTACTTTGGAAACATTAATTCGTTTAGCGACTGCACATGCAAAAGCAAGATTATCTCCAATAATTAGTGTTTCTGATGCGGAAGCTGCAATTGAATTAGTGCAATATGCatacttcaaaaaagttttggaaaaagaaaagaaaaagaaacgaCGTCGTGATCAATCAGAAGACGAAGAATCTGATGAAGAAGTACATACAGAACATACACAGGAAGAAGAAGAAGTTGAATCGAGACCTAAACGTAGTCGACGAATGAGGAAATCAGTAGATGAGG tcaggttaagtaaatttaaaattagtttgcaACGGATGTTCCGTGAAGAAAGAAAAGATGCTATCAGTGTTAAAAGTGTAACCGAATTTATCAACACAGAGCATGCTATGGAaccttttaatgaaaatgaaatacaacTAGCTTTACACAAAATGACAGAGGCTAACCAAATAATGATTGCAgatgattttgtatttttaatctaa